The following are from one region of the Mannheimia granulomatis genome:
- a CDS encoding TRAP transporter substrate-binding protein — MKLFNLKALAALVAGVAVMSSSAMAETSLRFGYEAPRSDSQHIAAKKFDELLAEKTKGEIKLKLFPDSTLGNAQTMISGVRGGTIDIEMSGSPNFTGLEPKLNVIDIPFIFKDREHVYKVLDGEIGQGLLKDLEAQGLKGLAFWDVGFRAFSNSKHAVNKPEDIKGLKVRTNQNPMYIQAFNLLGGNPVPMPLSELYTALETRAVDAQEHPIGIFWSAKLYEVQKHLSLTNHGYTPLIVVMNKAKFDGLAPELQTALLEAAKEAGQFQRDLNVKNEQEIIEKLRKAGIEVIEKVDNAPFKAAIETEVRKAFVEKHGDELLKKVDALAQ; from the coding sequence ATGAAACTTTTTAACTTAAAAGCTTTAGCCGCATTAGTCGCAGGCGTTGCCGTAATGAGTTCTTCAGCTATGGCTGAAACTTCACTACGTTTCGGTTATGAAGCACCACGCTCAGACAGCCAACACATCGCAGCGAAAAAATTCGATGAGTTATTAGCTGAAAAAACCAAAGGTGAAATCAAATTAAAACTGTTCCCGGACAGCACGTTGGGTAACGCACAAACGATGATCAGCGGCGTGCGTGGCGGGACGATTGATATCGAAATGTCAGGCTCACCAAACTTCACCGGCTTAGAGCCAAAATTAAACGTGATCGACATTCCGTTTATCTTCAAGGATCGTGAACATGTTTACAAAGTGTTAGACGGTGAAATCGGTCAAGGTTTATTAAAAGATTTAGAAGCTCAAGGCTTAAAAGGTTTAGCGTTCTGGGATGTCGGTTTCCGTGCCTTCTCAAATTCTAAACACGCGGTAAACAAACCGGAAGACATTAAAGGCTTAAAAGTCCGCACCAACCAAAACCCAATGTACATTCAAGCGTTCAACTTGTTAGGCGGCAACCCGGTGCCAATGCCACTCTCTGAGCTTTACACTGCGTTAGAAACCCGTGCGGTTGATGCCCAAGAGCACCCAATCGGCATTTTCTGGTCGGCAAAATTATACGAAGTACAAAAACACTTAAGCTTAACCAACCACGGCTACACCCCGTTAATCGTAGTGATGAACAAAGCGAAATTCGACGGCTTAGCACCTGAACTACAAACGGCTTTATTAGAAGCTGCGAAAGAAGCAGGTCAATTCCAACGTGATCTGAACGTGAAAAACGAGCAAGAGATCATCGAGAAATTACGCAAAGCGGGCATCGAAGTGATCGAAAAAGTGGATAACGCACCGTTTAAAGCAGCAATTGAAACCGAAGTGCGTAAAGCGTTCGTTGAAAAACACGGCGATGAGTTATTGAAAAAAGTGGATGCTTTAGCTCAATAA
- a CDS encoding TRAP transporter substrate-binding protein, producing the protein MKVFNLKTLAALVAGFSLFSTAQAESNFRFAYEAPRSDTQHIAAKKFNDLLQEKSNKSIKLSLFPDSTLGNAQTAISGVRGGTIDLVMSSSSNFTGLVPKLNVIDIPFIFKDREHAYKALDGEIGQGLLKSLEEQGLKGLAFWEVGFRAFSNSKHPITKPEDIKGLKIRTNQNPMYIQAFSILGANPVPMPLSELYTALETKAVDAQEHPIGIFWSAKLYEVQKYFSFTNHGYTPLIVVMNKAKFDALSPEQQKVLVETAQEAGNYQRQLNLENEQKIIDSLKKAGIEFVDNLDTTPFKNAVSNETRKAFIEKNGDDLVKAIDALAK; encoded by the coding sequence ATGAAAGTATTTAATCTCAAAACCCTTGCAGCATTAGTTGCCGGCTTTTCCCTATTCTCAACCGCACAAGCAGAAAGCAATTTCCGCTTTGCCTATGAAGCCCCTCGTTCAGACACCCAACACATTGCGGCGAAAAAATTTAATGATTTATTACAAGAAAAATCGAATAAATCCATTAAATTAAGCCTCTTCCCTGACAGCACCTTGGGTAATGCCCAAACCGCAATCAGCGGCGTACGTGGTGGCACCATTGATTTGGTGATGTCCAGCTCATCTAATTTTACCGGCTTGGTGCCAAAATTAAATGTGATCGACATTCCGTTTATTTTTAAAGATCGTGAACACGCTTATAAAGCGTTAGATGGTGAAATCGGGCAAGGCTTATTAAAATCCCTTGAAGAACAAGGCTTAAAAGGCTTAGCCTTTTGGGAGGTCGGCTTCCGAGCGTTTTCCAACTCCAAACACCCGATCACCAAACCCGAAGACATCAAAGGCTTAAAAATCCGTACCAACCAAAACCCAATGTACATTCAAGCCTTTTCCATCTTAGGGGCAAACCCGGTGCCAATGCCGTTATCGGAGCTTTACACAGCCCTTGAAACCAAAGCGGTCGATGCACAAGAACACCCAATCGGCATTTTCTGGTCAGCCAAACTATACGAGGTGCAAAAATATTTCAGCTTCACCAACCACGGCTACACTCCGTTAATTGTGGTGATGAATAAAGCGAAATTTGATGCGTTATCGCCAGAGCAGCAAAAAGTATTGGTGGAAACCGCTCAAGAAGCGGGTAACTATCAACGCCAGCTTAATTTAGAGAATGAACAAAAAATCATTGATTCGCTGAAAAAAGCCGGCATTGAATTTGTCGATAACCTCGATACCACACCGTTTAAAAATGCCGTTTCTAACGAAACCCGAAAGGCATTTATCGAGAAAAACGGAGATGATTTAGTCAAAGCGATTGATGCGTTGGCGAAGTAA
- a CDS encoding TRAP transporter large permease subunit, protein MTVVIFLSVLLGSILLGIPVAFALLVCGVALMLHLDLFDAQILAQQIVSGADSFSLMAIPFFILAGEIMNEGGLSKRIIDLPMKLVGHKRGGLGFVAILAAMIMASLSGSAVADTAAVAAMLLPMMKTTGYPIDKSAGLIGTAGIIAPIIPPSIPFIVFGVASGVSITKLFLAGIFPGIMMGIFLALLWWWQAKRLDLMTFSKATKEELCISFKNSIWALLLPVIIIGGFRSGMFTPTEAGAVATFYALIVSLFVYREMKFKDLYKVVLAAAKTTAVVMFLVAAANVTGWLITVAELPTMLTELLEPLIESPTTLLLVIMLAVFIIGMVMDLTPTVLILTPVLMPLVEEAGIDPVYFGVLFILNTSIGLITPPVGNVLNVITGVSKLPFDQAAKGVFPYLMMMIFLLLLFVFFPSLVLVPLEWMQ, encoded by the coding sequence ATGACTGTTGTAATTTTTCTTTCCGTATTACTTGGCTCGATTTTATTGGGCATTCCGGTTGCATTTGCACTTTTAGTCTGTGGTGTCGCATTAATGCTGCACTTAGATCTGTTTGATGCTCAAATTCTTGCCCAACAAATCGTCAGCGGTGCAGACAGTTTCTCGTTAATGGCGATTCCGTTCTTCATTCTTGCCGGTGAAATTATGAACGAAGGTGGTTTGTCTAAACGGATTATCGACTTACCGATGAAATTAGTGGGCCACAAACGGGGTGGCTTAGGCTTCGTGGCCATTCTTGCCGCGATGATTATGGCAAGCCTTTCCGGTTCTGCGGTGGCGGATACGGCTGCGGTAGCGGCAATGTTGTTACCAATGATGAAAACCACAGGTTACCCGATTGATAAATCTGCCGGCTTAATCGGCACAGCAGGGATCATCGCCCCGATTATTCCACCAAGCATTCCGTTTATCGTATTTGGTGTGGCAAGCGGTGTTTCCATCACCAAGCTGTTCTTAGCCGGTATTTTCCCGGGCATTATGATGGGTATATTCTTAGCCCTGTTATGGTGGTGGCAAGCGAAGCGTTTAGATTTAATGACCTTCTCCAAAGCAACCAAAGAAGAGTTATGTATCTCGTTTAAAAACAGTATTTGGGCGTTGTTACTCCCTGTAATCATCATCGGTGGTTTCCGTTCAGGTATGTTTACCCCAACCGAAGCGGGTGCAGTGGCCACATTCTATGCCTTGATTGTTTCACTGTTCGTTTACCGTGAAATGAAATTCAAAGACTTATACAAAGTGGTATTAGCTGCAGCGAAAACGACAGCAGTGGTAATGTTCTTAGTGGCAGCTGCGAATGTAACCGGTTGGTTAATCACCGTGGCAGAGTTACCAACAATGCTCACCGAATTATTAGAACCGTTAATTGAAAGCCCAACCACCTTACTATTGGTGATTATGCTGGCGGTATTTATTATCGGTATGGTGATGGACTTAACCCCAACGGTCTTAATTCTTACTCCGGTATTGATGCCGTTAGTAGAAGAAGCAGGTATCGACCCGGTGTACTTCGGTGTGTTATTCATCTTAAATACCTCAATCGGCTTAATTACCCCGCCGGTGGGCAACGTGTTAAACGTGATTACAGGGGTATCAAAACTGCCGTTTGATCAGGCTGCTAAGGGGGTATTCCCTTACTTAATGATGATGATTTTCTTACTGTTGCTATTTGTGTTCTTCCCATCGCTCGTACTCGTGCCGTTGGAATGGATGCAGTAA